From Acinetobacter sp. ASP199, the proteins below share one genomic window:
- a CDS encoding trimeric intracellular cation channel family protein, producing the protein MLLTVIYIIAITAEAMTGALSAGRRSMDWFGVVIIACVTALGGGSVRDVLLGHYPLTWVKHPEYLVLTCCAAFVTILIAKWMRHLRNIFLVLDALGLIGFTIIGCQIALEMGHGFVVSAVAGVLTGVSGGILRDILCNDVPLVFRRELYASISFVAVIFYWLCSHAGLSLELTIISTLIFGFSLRLIAIYFGLEMPKFIYKDDDEQSASSKDES; encoded by the coding sequence ATGTTGTTGACCGTAATCTATATTATTGCCATTACCGCAGAAGCGATGACCGGTGCTTTATCCGCTGGACGGCGCAGCATGGACTGGTTTGGGGTCGTGATCATTGCCTGTGTCACGGCACTGGGAGGTGGCTCGGTTCGCGATGTGCTGCTTGGTCACTATCCACTAACCTGGGTCAAGCATCCTGAATATCTGGTGCTGACCTGCTGTGCGGCTTTTGTCACCATTCTAATCGCCAAATGGATGCGTCATTTACGTAACATCTTCCTGGTACTGGATGCCTTGGGGCTCATCGGTTTTACCATCATCGGTTGCCAGATCGCATTAGAAATGGGACATGGCTTTGTGGTCAGCGCCGTAGCTGGTGTCCTGACGGGTGTCTCCGGCGGTATTCTGCGTGACATTCTGTGTAATGATGTGCCGCTGGTGTTCCGTCGTGAACTGTATGCCAGTATTTCCTTCGTTGCGGTAATCTTCTACTGGCTTTGTAGCCACGCAGGTCTGTCGCTTGAGCTGACCATCATTTCTACCTTGATCTTCGGTTTTAGCCTGCGCCTGATCGCCATTTACTTTGGCCTGGAAATGCCGAAATTTATCTATAAAGATGATGATGAACAATCCGCCTCATCTAAGGATGAATCATAA